TTAAATATGATCCTGACTTCAAAGGACCTTTATCGAAACGATCGTGTACAGATCttccatgtttgtttttatttgtcactTTTCTGTGTGCTTGGGGTTACGTAGCATACTATGGTAAGTATGCGATGTAATGATGGATATGCACAGAGACTAATAGtatgaaaattaaactttttttagCTGTTCAGCATGGTGACTTAAATCGACTGCTCGTGCCGATTGATTCCGATGGTCGGAAATGTGGTGTCGATAGCGAAGTGCATGATGAACCATATCTAATGTTCTTTAACATTACGGAATGTGCCAAAATTGATGTACCGATATCCGGCTGTAGCACTACACAGGTTTGTAACGGGTCGCATTACACCTAATCAAAGAATAGTAATTTCTTGTTTGCatttaatgatttaattttttttattttaggtgTGTGTTAAGCAATGTCCAACTGAAGATTTTGATTTCGAAACCGCTAATTGCAATCCTTCCAATCTTAACGAGATTCGCACAAAATTGATATGCAAGCAAACCGTGAAAAAGACTGATCTAAAAACATGTCAAATTATTGGAGAATACATAAAAAACAAGAGATGTGCACAAACAGTTCAACAGAGTACCTCATGTAAGTATTGATCTAATGGagtaaattgattttcatGATGATGAAGGCAACAAGTTGTCATTAATGTTTGTAACGCATGGACTGTGTTTACATGAACATCATAGTAtctaaacataaaaataggGTAAAATCAGATATTAATGCCGTCTTCCTGCTGCCGTCTAGCAAGTGACACCGTGTTCCGATAACCAACAACTACTATTACTTGCAGTGGCAAATCGATGCGTATCTAACATTCCTGAAGCGCAATGTGCACTCGTGCCCAAGCGATTCCAACAGCAGACGGGTGCCAGTACCAAATTCCAACTTTCATCTGAACAATGTACAGAAAAACGCAATCTTGAAAAcattttggaagaaaaaattgttaaactGCAATCCTTTCTGGCAAGATACGTGAATAATCTCATATCCGTTGTAACGAATGACAATAGCGTGCAtcaggtttgtgttttttcctcttttgctCGTTCTGTTTGTTATGATGTGCTATGATAAAATTACGTCACCTTATGTAGTTATGGCGATTGCTAATAACACAATGAAATGCACTAATACATTACAAATTAACCATTTATCGTCAGTTGTACAGTTAGAATATCGAAATCGATttgtttaggaagcattttcCAACcaggtagttttttttaatagatGCCGTTTATTAACATGCTCGAATTGATAACGCTGTATTCATCAACACTCTATTATCATTGCTTTATTACTTATATTATCTCCCCtgtcttttcttttcatataTTCTCTCACACGTCCGTTTATCATAAAATCCACGATATTTTACTCATCATATCACGATCGGTATCGTATACGATTTATCAGTCTCGAAGCGATGCATTCCAGATGTGGGAACAATCAGTAATGGGGCTCGTAATGTTCAGCAATCGGTGGACGAAGcgataaaaaatttaaaactttttattGGGGTAGGTGCACTTTCCGACGGTTAAAGAACGGTGGTTATATTGTGTTGTTTATCTATTGTATTATTATACTATAATGTAATTCTTTAAAAAGTATTACTGCAATTATTGAACTTATTTTCACTAACGtcgattttatatttattatttagtattAATCCTACTGCGTGGAACAATTTAAATAAGCGGTGTTACCAGTAAGACTAAATTAACTAGAATTCTTTACCGTAAAAAAACACTCGCCCATGATATGGTTATCTTCCTCTCTATTGTCACAAATCGGACGCTAAATTATCTTCATACACTTACGCATACTAATATTATAGAACTTGTTTTAAACTAATTTGGTAGAGTATAGATATAATGTTGGCGCATTTAAATTCGGTAACCTTTATGACGATCCAGTTTGCAATATTATTAATGCAAGCGTACTTCTCTATTGCAGACAAGCCAAATGATTGTGGAAGATATTTTGGAGTCGTGGCGTATGATATTGGTCTTCGTCGCATGTTCTGTACTAGCAAGTTTAATTCTCATAACGATGCTTCGATGGATTGCGAAACCAATGGTTTGGATTTCAATAATCGGCGTCATTGCAGCACTTAGCTACGGAGTGTACTACAGCTTACGAGAATACCAGAACATTCGTGCCAATCCTGTGGCAGCACATGTAAATGTGTCTCCTAATCTCAGTTCGTTAGTAAACTCTTGGTTTAAGTCGGATCAAACCTGGCTTTGGATACTTATTGCCCTATCGATTGTTCTGATTGTGCTACTCCTGGTAGTGTTGGTTCTGCGCAAAAGAATTGTTATAGCAATAGCACTTGTGAAGGAGGGTAGCAAGTAAGTTAATAATGTAATACGATGTTATCGTCAATGTTAATCTAaatgtttattgtatttttttttatctccagGGCTGTTAGCGCTAGTTACTCCACCGTATTTTTCCCCCTTGTACCATGGATACTGCAGGCTGCCGttattgtgttttctttgctgGTTCTGTTGTTTTTAGCGTCCATTGGCGATCCCGTGTATAAAATCAATGGACTAAACACATCAATTTCTTGCTTGTGCAGCAACGGATACAAGGAAGGAGACATTTGTGATCCAGTCGTATTCAACGAAAATTGTAAAGATTCTAGCAGAGCACATGACCAAGGTCGATGCATTGATGCTGCCTGTCACTTTCAGGAGGTGGATAGTCCTACCATAGTAGGATACTTTCATGTAAATACGCTATTTTCGAAACCTATTATTTATTCTAGTTCAATAGCCTTGCTAACCTTCcgttctttttattttgttttttaggcCTTGAATGTGGTTGGATTTTTCTGGTGTATTTGCTTTGTATCCGCGTTCAGTGAAATGGTGTTAGCCTTTACGTTTGCCACATGGTACTGGACACGTCAAAAGTCCCGCCTGCCATTTTTCGTTCTAACGCGCGGTGTCACAAGAACGATTTTCTACCATCTAGGCACGCTAGCGTTCGGATCTTTAATTATTGCTATCTGCAAAATTATCCGAGCCTTCCTCGAATATGTAGACCACAAACTGAAAGGCTACGACAATGGTGTGACGCGTGCCATTTTgtgctgttgtcgttgtttcTTCTGGTGTTTGGAAagctttttgaaatttttgaacaCGAACGCATACATCATGTGTGCAATTTATGGTAAAAACTTTTGCTCTAGTGCTAAAGATGCTTTCAGCCTGCTCACGCGTAACGTACTGAGAGTAATTGCGCTCGATAAGGTGacaggttttttgtttttcttgtccAAGCTGCTGCTTGCTTCCGGAATGGCAGCCACAACGTACGCTTATTTCGATAGTGATCTGCCGAAAACACCACTAAACTACCCTTTCGTACCAGCTGTGTTTGTGTTCATTGGAACATACATTATTGCATCCATCTTCTTCAGTGTTTACTCTGTGGCTGTGGACaccttatttttatgtttttgtaagTACATTACCATCCTAAAATGATTTACATTCACAATTCTAAccatgtttttgctttgtttccgTTTTATAGTGGAAGATATCGAACGTAATGACGGTAGTGCCGAGCGACCTTTCGTTATGTCTAAAGGATTGTTAAAAATATTGGGGAAAAAGCAAAAGTAAATTATAATGATCACCAAAGATTGCACTACATGCAATTGCAACTCAAATAAATTCAGCAGCAATACATATTGACAATGCGTGGTCCACCATTAAATACCGCGCAATTTGAGGCCAAATGTTCAGCAATCCTGTATATATTTGGAGTGAAAGCTGTTTTAGTGTGTATCTAAAAGCATACACAGATAATTAAATGTTAAGTCTATATTTTTATACTAATTTATACGCAATATGATAGGAAGGATACAAGTAAATGCAAGATAATGTTGAGCAGGCAAAGTAAGgcatttaaaacaaagcatgaATTGTGATCGAAATATGAAAGGATAGGGTTTAAAAAACATCCACcataatattttcaataatGAATAATATATCCATATACTCGTCATCATACGGATTGCAATTTTTGATATCTTACCTTTGTATAATAAAGCACTCATATTGAAGTCTTGATCAAAATAATCAATTAGAACTGAAATCTCTGTGTTCCGGTTTTGCACGTAGTGCGGGgaattttttgcatgaatgtTATTAAACTGCCAAATGTCATGGAGTATTgtgtataaataaaacactttttctaAGGCTGTAGATCTCACGAGCTTGTTATTAAAGATTAAGTATTGTAGAAAGAATAATGAAACTCATATATGGTGGTACTCTTTTTTGAAGTCTTCATGCACAGGGGTATTTTGACATAGAGTGTATTGTTTACAATGTTTTTGATCGATGCCATTTTTTATAATTGGAAAAAATAGTGTACTCATCAAAAACCAAACGTCACGGAAAGAGTTTATACAAcaacgtttcgtttcgttcgttagTTCGATACTATCAGGACTGCAAACGGGGAGGCCTACCTCAAGGAGTATCTACAGAAACGACTGTTTCCTGTGTAGAAGTAACTAGAAGACATACCTTACAATCTTCATTCCCGACactattcatttttttcctaTAGTGATACAAAGCCAAGTTACTCACTCCGGTCAAGTCCATCGAAAAGTACTAAGCCATTACGAAGCAAACACTACGGAAAAATACAGGCAGGAAGAAACAGACATGCATCTAAATACAGAAAAACTATAACCCGAAGTGGAACATATTCTAATGGAGTGATGCTTAAGGTTATGGTATTGAAGATAAAACAATTTGCAAAATGCGTTCCCAATTTATTGACAGTCCTGAAAGTTTTTAAAGGATCGACCAACCAGTTAATTTTCTACAGCGTTTCAACCACGATGCAATTTGATGTGCGTTCTGTTGATAGTGTAGTAGCGATACTTAGCAGATACAGGAATCGATCCGAAACCTCCGAAGGATAATAGTCTCCACATTCCCTTACTCTTACTACATACGTCAacagtagtgatgggaaaaacggCTCCGGAGCCGGCTCCGAACCCACGGCTCCAAACCCACGACTCCGAACCCACGACTCTGAACCCACGGCTCCGGAGCCGGTTCCGAACCCACGGCTCCGGAGCCGGCTCCGAACCTACGATAACCCCGTAGGTGCTTTTGAACTAAAAACATCAAACTAAAGGGTCTGGAGCCGTTTCCGAACCAAATGAAATGCATGTGCTTTGCTGTACAGAGCATATTTACGCatttgcttatttattttttgtagaaATACATATTGTGTCTTTACTTTCAACGATATTTAGTTTAAGCATGTAGTTTCCAAACATGTAGGTACCGTAAATCGAccaaaaattatgattttgtTTGGATAATTATTTCAGTAAGTGCACACTGGTCAATGCCAACGACCAAAAACGATCCAAAAACGGCAAATCAAACTTTTTTCCCCGAATTTATTTGCACCAGACGCTACCGTACACTAACACCGTAATATAACACCATGCAACGACAAATCTGTGATGTCATCACTTGCGATTTGGAACCAGCTCCGGAGCCGTGGGTGCGTTCCGGAGTGCACATCACTAGTCAACAGCGTTAAGAACGGtagcttctttttcttcctggACCGCCCAAAGTTAAGCATATCGTGCTGACATGGCCAGGTCAGCAATCTTATTCTTGTGCATTGATCCTCAATCCAATCCTTAAGGCTTCACGTACATTTCAGGCTTCGGTCGGGTGTACGCTACACACACCGCCGCAGGTGTCCGTCCGACAATGTCATCCGCGTCATGCCGATTGAAGTGAACGAGTGAAAATTTTACCCGTGAGATTCAAACGGTTCCGACAGCATATTTGACTGCACTACATCCATTGTGGCCCTTAACAGCCTCACTAGCTTCCCAGCTAGTCCGTACTGCTGCATGCTGTCGAAATTCGTACTGCTGCATGATGTTCCATAGCtcttacattacattacataaCTAAGAATTCCAAGACTCCTTACCAGAATTAAGTCTGAGTTAAAGAGTTAGAATAATGATAGTTAATCCATGATTTAAATCACGGATCAATTTTCCATTATTATTCCTTTTGCGTAACGAGGATCGTACCCAGTTATTCTATCTATATAATATGAGGAAATCTTACACCTTGGGAGGATGGGTGATATTATACAACCGACTGTAGCGCGAAAACTTAAGAATGAGGATCAATACGACGAAAACAAAGTACCTGATTGCTGGAGGTTCTGGCCGTGACAAGGAATGCCTGGGGATTAGAATGTCATTTGACGGAGACAATATTGGTCTTGACACTAGATAGCTGAGTTGTTTGGTAGATCAGATATTCTGACGATGGCCATGGCTGGAACGATAGGTTGGCTGAGATACGTGATGAGGATGCAGGATGGCTCATGTCCTACCAGGAAGGTGCTCGTCCGACATGAGGCGTATTCGTTTGCCGAATCTAGTTAAGCTTGTCTTGGCAGAGATTAAATGCTGCCTGGGCTGTAGGACAGCATGTTTGGACCGAATTTCCTGAAAACGGTCTGGTTACTAAAGCATAGCAACACGACGTGCTTTCAGATGAGTGCATCAAGAAACAGCATCGTCGTGCGATATATACTACATTTCTTATCTTAATGGTGTTATTTGTTCATAGTATTTTGTGAAGTATCCATGATTCCTTGCAGTTTTTAACCAGTGGTGTGCCCAGAATTATTGGCGGTTTGTACGTATATGTGTTTCGTGACGCGAGATATCAAGAAGCAATGAAATGCGCGACCTTGGTGTTTTGATAGACAATGAACtgagttttgatttttttaaaagtaatctatgtaattccatcgtatttcgacaaatgcaaaaagaaacaaacatactgcctaataaattgATGATCGCTGCTAATAATGATCGTGCTTGATCGCTGCTAATAATTCGAAGTGATTTTAAAAGCTCCTtcaatctatacagctacgatcCTGCATATGACACTTCATTAACAGTGTTTGTAtcttttatcattattatttgtATTATTAGCATGAaccaagttaactaaaccaGAGCTGAATCGGATCTGGATAAATATAtcaatttccggaagacgcttcgtatacCTCTAtcaccacagatcccaaacgtaGGACCAttattcattcgctaatcgttTACTTAAAAAAGCTAAAGAAGTTCGTTTgggagtttacattacatagtaCCGCCATAGTTGGCAAATCGATGTAATCTGTGAAGAAcaagaattcgtacgtaaattatttatcagtactgtTAGCGCACCAGCAACCTTTCTTGTGCGTAGTTGAGTTCTGAGTATGAGCTTATCATTCAATCACCTTTTtgactaatttttttttactttaacaaaacacagatttaaaggTTCTAAAAAAATGGCGTAAGTATAACTAAATTTAATGGTAAAGGAGATTTAGTGAACAGTTTTCAGAAAGATATTCAGAAGATATTCAGAAGGCTTTTTGGCcacgtatgtgtggaaggacattggaggagccgctacaaGGTCGAGCTCTATGAGCTATACGATGAACTTACTATCGACGGGTTAGACTTGCCAGGTTCCGGTGGGCTGGTgggcccaaattgagatggagtgatgacgTGGATGGACGCATCATCGCCGTAAAAACCGTTATAATGGATCGGCATACGACGGCGCTCGGTCGTGGGCGATTTAGCGGACTCCTGCAGATCACGACACGCCGGATGACTCAAAACTCAAGTTTAAGCGACATTGTAATACATTCAACATCTGCATTAAAACGTTCACGGTGGACGAATTAAACAATATACATTGAACATTCCCCAGAACAATGAATCTTCGGATTTCCTCACATAGGTTATTATTCCGAAATCACGATCGTGTTCAGGTAACAATACTTTTTTCCCACCTCGTGATTGTCACCTTCCAACCATGGTTTGAACTTCCGGCAAGTATGCCTTCGTTGCAATATCCCTTAGTTCAATTCTTAATGCGTCGTATTTAAATCGTTTTGACATCCTCGCAGAAACCAAGAATTGAAATACTTTTCACATAGCACTTTCAAGGACTATCTGACAAATATAGAAGGCCGTCCCCATTTCAGCGTAGTTTCGATTCGTattagaaataaattatttgcaatAAATGTGTCCATGTCAtaccttttttatgaaaatattgcAGGTTGCATGGCCTATTTGTCTAACacgtatttttatattttatagcaGTAGAGCATGAAAAGCTTAAGCTATCCATCGAATGGGGCAATGTAGATACACGTATCAACAAAGCATTAATACTACGCTTACCAAAATCCTTAATGAACACTCGTAGATACATAATTCAATAATAcaccaactaaaatttgtatagcgattcGTCAGAAAGTATGAAAGGTATTGAATGTTacactgatttttttttgcaatggaAAGGATTGTTTCTCGTTCAAAATCCTATTCTTTACCACACATTGGCTAGACAAGTTGCGTTGAAGGTTACCCAATTTCACACTTTTATTGAGCCGTGTTCAAACAGACACGTGAATGATGTAGTTCAAAAAATGACCTTGTCTCGCTTTACAAAACTCCATCAAATCTCGAGCATTCTTCCAAAGATCACTCTATTACACGGGAATGTTGACTCTTTTGATGACCAAATAATAATCGTACGAACCTGCTAATTGATCGTCGCTGATGATTAGCAACTTTGTGATACGATTATTTGAAGAGCGAATCGAAATTCAGGTGTAGCACACTGAAGCAGATATGAGCCATCGATATCTTTGTTCTCAAAAGTTCAATTTAGTCTTTAGTGTACCGTCAGACCGATCAGGTCGTTTCCTAAGATCAATCGGCTTACGACGTCCCGGTAACACGCTAAGCCCCAGCTTAAATAGGTTTTCTTTATTCAGGTGTGTACAAAAGCTAACTTTTTCGCATTTAGTGTAATGTTATCTCAGTGGAGTTCCTCTAACCAACGGGAATGTAATGAACAATTGGTGATCAAACATTGTGGCATTCGGAGACAACAATTAGTGCACAAGGAAAGCTATATAAATTATAGCAGTACAGCGAACAGATAAAACCTTTCCATATTAATTTGTAGTTCTAACAGACGCTTATTAAGAATCGGTAGTGatttgtttgcaatgtttGCCAACAGAATGTTCGTTGGCAGAAGGTGTTTTTTAAAACACCAGTGAAAATATGGCCTAAGTCCGATTAAAGGGGTTGTTATTTACGGATAATAACTTTTCGATTCTGGCACTCAGAATGATACAATTCATGCAGATAGTGAAGACGAGGATGACAACATAGACAATTACATCGTTGATAATGTGCTTGAAAACCCCAGTAAGGACGAAATGGAACAATAATCGGAATTGTAATGTTGATTATGAATTAAACGAATTAGAATTTTTATCATCGGAAAAACGTTTTTCCATAAAATTCAATAATCAGGGTGATCGTTATACATGTGaaaattcttatttatttaatttatattatgacggcaatgtattttcaacaccgcttgtgttgagcgataataacaattgtcacaaggcatttcctccttgcgatttgccttatcccgggcatactcggttatGTGAAAATTCTTAATGAATGTATTAATGTATATCAATGTAactatatttatttaaaattggaAATAtagatggaatggaatggaaacgtTGTTTTACGTTATACTTCACCTTCCGTGACGAGTGATTGAATACAATTTTACAGATCATTTTAAACAGCTATGCGTTTCAATAGCCATTTATCACGTGGGTGCTAATTTAATGACAACATGCAAACGCGTTTCTAGgttccacacaaaaaatgcTTTTCACATTTCCTTTGATAGTCGCATATACGAATAGGTTTTATCATTGATCAGTTTACGAGCGCGTCACGAttggaacaacaacacacgTTGTAAACATGGTAGTCAGCTCACAAGTACAGACGTTTGAATATAATGCATGAATTGTACACGCTGCCGTATGTAGCCTATAAAATGATCATATTATCACATCTGTGAAATGTGTTCTATCAACAAAAATCCTTTCATACATGTTTCGATGTGCACCTGTCACTTTCGGATGATTGGTTGGTGGGTGATGGGAAGAGCGAGGGAAAAGGGTTTGGGGATACACATATTTCCCCTTGAAATTGGTGACAATCTTTTCCAGCTACCTGCTGCTATGTTTGATCAATCAA
The Anopheles moucheti chromosome 2, idAnoMoucSN_F20_07, whole genome shotgun sequence genome window above contains:
- the LOC128303362 gene encoding choline transporter-like 2 isoform X1 yields the protein MGLCCGGTDRVTKHSKEDIQQPTESEPLKYDPDFKGPLSKRSCTDLPCLFLFVTFLCAWGYVAYYAVQHGDLNRLLVPIDSDGRKCGVDSEVHDEPYLMFFNITECAKIDVPISGCSTTQVCVKQCPTEDFDFETANCNPSNLNEIRTKLICKQTVKKTDLKTCQIIGEYIKNKRCAQTVQQSTSFSKRCIPDVGTISNGARNVQQSVDEAIKNLKLFIGTSQMIVEDILESWRMILVFVACSVLASLILITMLRWIAKPMVWISIIGVIAALSYGVYYSLREYQNIRANPVAAHVNVSPNLSSLVNSWFKSDQTWLWILIALSIVLIVLLLVVLVLRKRIVIAIALVKEGSKAVSASYSTVFFPLVPWILQAAVIVFSLLVLLFLASIGDPVYKINGLNTSISCLCSNGYKEGDICDPVVFNENCKDSSRAHDQGRCIDAACHFQEVDSPTIVGYFHALNVVGFFWCICFVSAFSEMVLAFTFATWYWTRQKSRLPFFVLTRGVTRTIFYHLGTLAFGSLIIAICKIIRAFLEYVDHKLKGYDNGVTRAILCCCRCFFWCLESFLKFLNTNAYIMCAIYGKNFCSSAKDAFSLLTRNVLRVIALDKVTGFLFFLSKLLLASGMAATTYAYFDSDLPKTPLNYPFVPAVFVFIGTYIIASIFFSVYSVAVDTLFLCFLEDIERNDGSAERPFVMSKGLLKILGKKQK
- the LOC128303362 gene encoding choline transporter-like 2 isoform X2, with amino-acid sequence MPCCANGDTGIGEPLKYDPDFKGPLSKRSCTDLPCLFLFVTFLCAWGYVAYYAVQHGDLNRLLVPIDSDGRKCGVDSEVHDEPYLMFFNITECAKIDVPISGCSTTQVCVKQCPTEDFDFETANCNPSNLNEIRTKLICKQTVKKTDLKTCQIIGEYIKNKRCAQTVQQSTSFSKRCIPDVGTISNGARNVQQSVDEAIKNLKLFIGTSQMIVEDILESWRMILVFVACSVLASLILITMLRWIAKPMVWISIIGVIAALSYGVYYSLREYQNIRANPVAAHVNVSPNLSSLVNSWFKSDQTWLWILIALSIVLIVLLLVVLVLRKRIVIAIALVKEGSKAVSASYSTVFFPLVPWILQAAVIVFSLLVLLFLASIGDPVYKINGLNTSISCLCSNGYKEGDICDPVVFNENCKDSSRAHDQGRCIDAACHFQEVDSPTIVGYFHALNVVGFFWCICFVSAFSEMVLAFTFATWYWTRQKSRLPFFVLTRGVTRTIFYHLGTLAFGSLIIAICKIIRAFLEYVDHKLKGYDNGVTRAILCCCRCFFWCLESFLKFLNTNAYIMCAIYGKNFCSSAKDAFSLLTRNVLRVIALDKVTGFLFFLSKLLLASGMAATTYAYFDSDLPKTPLNYPFVPAVFVFIGTYIIASIFFSVYSVAVDTLFLCFLEDIERNDGSAERPFVMSKGLLKILGKKQK